One genomic region from Pseudochaenichthys georgianus chromosome 15, fPseGeo1.2, whole genome shotgun sequence encodes:
- the tp53bp2a gene encoding apoptosis-stimulating of p53 protein 2a isoform X1 — protein sequence MRYEAKMMPMFLTVYLSNNDQHFTEVPVTPETLCRDVVELCKEPGEADCHLAEMWRGSERAVSDGERMLDVLQRWGQHRAEVRFFLRHNRAPSRESGGSRGSEQKRNGVKAPPDRRMENGVVTPRMDMTLSELQEMASRQQQQIDSQQQLLASKEQRLRYLKQQEQRQQQQASEQEKLQRLRENIENQETRLKKVRALKGQVEQKRLSNGKLVEEIDQMNNLFQQKQRELVMAATKVEDLSLQLELLKNGKMDNFNDNQSSVAELDRLYKELQLRNKLNQDQNSKLQQQRDGLNKRNMEVAAMDKRIIELRDRLWKKKAALQQKENLPPQIPWHSELTHSNNGYPGKERASKDTHLQVPTDGPAGQQSGPSRVAAVGPYIQSSTMPRGPVRHELLVKPAYPDGTATLPAHDPQSKAGPGLQPSKLADWGSSGPESNNNGHGSSSTLPRMTSHSNTEQDETETRRDKKVRPLSMFESTDIPATSLRKNQSSDDLVRDAKSAPKGPVKVPPPVPTKPKGPGVVPYGKPGLNTGTFPKAKPHSQQPQPPQGRSPLPSSQSQTLPLPSKQDAPPAATVRPFTPELPSSKPQTLAASSIYSMYTQQAGSAKPFHPPSGVQNALNRNQSRSNGFVSVYGKPVIPSGGLLYPENPYMDRRSPAFESEVDHNGAYNVGPSPSEVPQPETERTPRPLSPTKLLPFISNPYRNQNDGDLEALRKKLYNAPRPLKKRSSITEPEGPAGPNIQKLLYQKTTLKAMETITTPTTPTYAGEAEKAAEGSAGPHVSLGGADHQSTETPEGGQLPSHITTANVPVPGPPEHTKPPSAFQEREDIIPPPPPSHPAPRPDDGHFPPPPGSGSEDAISNLPPPPPEGFLEEFPPYPPPPYPSGAEQDSLGEDTFNMKAPEVTGQVILPPGKRTNLRKLCSERIDHSMRVKFNPLALLLDSSLEGEFDLVQRIIYEVEDPSLPNDEGITALHNAVCAGHTEIVKFLVQFGVNVNAADSDGWTPLHCAASCNNVQVCKFLVESGAAVFAMTYSDMQTAADKCEEMEEGYTQCSQFLYGVQEKMGIMNRGVIYGLWEYNGENPDELVFREGDCMTIVRREDEDEIEWWWARMGDTEGYIPRNLLGLYPRIKPRQRTLA from the exons atgtTCCTGACAGTATACCTCAGTAACAATGACCAGCATTTTACTGAGGTCCCCGTTACCCCAGAGACACTGTGCCGGGACGTGGTGGAGTTGTGCAAGGAGCCGGGGGAGGCCGACTGTCACCTCGCTGAGATGTGGCGTGGATCTG AGCGAGCTGTAAGTGACGGAGAGAGGATGCTGGATGTGCTCCAACGTTGGGGACAACACAGGGCAGAGGTGCGCTTCTTTTTGCGTCACAATCGAGCCCCTAGCAGGGAATCTG GCGGCTCAAGAGGCTCAGAGCAGAAGAGGAATGGAGTGAAGGCTCCCCCAGACAGACGCATGGAGAACGGG GTGGTGACACCGCGGATGGACATGACACTATCGGAGCTACAAGAGATGGCTTCCAGGCAGCAGCAACAAATAGACTCTCAACAACAGCTCCTTGCTTCCAAG GAGCAGCGGCTGCGCTACTTAAAGCAGCAGGAGCAgcgtcagcagcagcaggcgtcTGAGCAGGAGAAGCTGCAGCGCCTCCGAGAGAACATCGAGAACCAGGAGACTCGGCTCAAGAAGGTCCGGGCCCTCAAGGGCCAGGTGGAGCAGAAGCGCCTCAGCAATGGAAAACTGG TGGAGGAGATCGACCAGATGAACAACCTGTTTCAGCAGAAGCAGAGAGAACTAGTGATGGCTGCTACCAAGGTGGAGGATCTCAGTCTACAGCTCGAGTTGCTTAAAAATGGAAAAATGGACAATTTCAATGACAACCAGAGCTCTGTGGCTGAACTCGACCGTCTGTACAAGGAGCTACAG CTGAGGAACAAGCTGAACCAGGATCAGAACTCTAAGTTGCAGCAGCAGCGAGACGGCCTGAACAAGCGCAACATGGAGGTGGCTGCCATGGACAAACGCATCATTGAGCTGCGAGATCGGCTGTGGAAGAAGAAGGCAGCGCTGCAGCAGAAAGAGAACTTGCCT CCTCAGATACCCTGGCATTCAGAGCTCACCCATTCCAAC AATGGCTATCCCGGTAAAGAGAGGGCTTCAAAAGACACTCATCTTCAG GTGCCCACAGATGGCCCAGCCGGACAGCAGTCAGGTCCGTCTCGCGTGGCGGCGGTCGGCCCGTACATCCAGTCGTCCACCATGCCCCGGGGCCCAGTGAGGCACGAGCTGCTCGTAAAACCAGCCTACCCAGACGGCACGGCAACCCTCCCTGCCCACGACCCGCAGAGCAAGGCCGGCCCAG GCCTTCAGCCATCCAAGCTGGCAGACTGGGGCTCTTCAGGTCCAGAATCCAACAACAACGGTCATGGTTCATCTTCAACATTGCCCCGAATGACCTCCCACTCCAACACAGAACAAG ATGAGACTGAAACGAGGAGGGACAAGAAGGTGCGTCCACTCTCCATGTTTGAGTCAACGGACATTCCCGCCacctccctccgcaaaaaccaGAGCAGTGATGACCTGGTCAGGGACGCAAAG TCGGCCCCCAAAGGTCCAGTCAAGGTGCCTCCTCCAGTTCCCACCAAACCAAAAGGCCCTGGTGTCGTTCCCTATGGGAAACCAGGCCTCAACACAGGCACCTTCCCCAAAGCCAAGCCCCACAGCCAGCAGCCCCAGCCCCCCCAGGGCCGCAGCCCTCTCCCATCCTCACAGAGCCAGACACTCCCCCTCCCCTCCAAGCAGGACGCTCCACCTGCAGCCACCGTGCGGCCCTTCACCCCGGAGCTGCCCTCCTCCAAGCCTCAGACTTTAGCGGCCAGCTCCATTTACTCCATGTACACGCAGCAGGCCGGCTCAGCCAAGCCCTTCCACCCGCCGAGTGGAGTGCAGAACGCTCTCAACAGGAATCAGAGCCGCTCCAATGGATTTGTCAGTG TGTACGGTAAACCAGTGATCCCCAGCGGAGGCCTCCTATATCCAGAGAACCCTTACATGGACCGCCGCTCCCCTGCCTTTGAATCTGAGGTCGACCACAACGGAGCCTACAACGTGGGTCCCAGTCCATCTGAGGTCCCCCAACCCGAAACGGAGCGCACCCCCCGGCCCCTCAGCCCCACCAAGCTGCTTCCCTTCATTTCGAACCCCTACAGGAACCAGAACGATGGCGACCTGGAAGCCCTGAGGAAGAAGCTCTACAACGCCCCCAGGCCGCTGAAGAAACGCAGCTCCATCACTGAACCCGAGGGTCCTGCGGGGCCCAACATTCAGAAGCTCCTCTACCAGAAGACCACCCTGAAAGCTATGGAGACTATTACCACACCGACCACTCCCACCTACGCTGGTGAAGCAGAGAAGGCGGCGGAGGGATCTGCGGGGCCGCATGTTTCTCTAGGTGGAGCGGACCACCAATCGACAGAGACTCCGGAGGGGGGACAGCTCCCGTCTCACATCACTACAGCTAATGTCCCCGTGCCAGGACCCCCTGAGCACACCAAACCACCGTCAGCCTTCCAAGAGAGAGAGGACATtatcccccctcctcccccatcCCACCCAGCGCCCAGGCCAGATGACGGTCACTTCCCACCACCTCCAGGTTCTGGCTCCGAGGACGCAATTTCCAACCTCCCCCCTCCACCTCCAGAAGGCTTCCTGGAAGAGTTCCCCCCCTACCCCCCACCCCCATACCCCAGTGGAGCGGAGCAGGACAGCTTGGGAGAGGACACCTTCAACATGAAGGCCCCCGAGGTCACCGGCCAGGTCATTCTGCCACCG GGAAAGAGGACCAACTTGCGCAAGCTTTGCTCTGAACGCATCGATCACAGCATGAGAGTGAAGTTCAACCCTCTGGCTCTGCTGCTGGACTCTTCTCTGGAGGGAGAGTTCGACCTGGTCCAGAGGATCATCTATGAA GTGGAGGATCCCAGTCTGCCTAACGATGAAGGCATCACTGCTCTACACAATGCTGTCTGTGCTGGACATACAGAGATTGTCAAGTTTCTGGTTCAGTTTGGTGTCAATGTCAATGCTGCTGACAGTGACGGCTG GACCCCTCTTCACTGTGCTGCATCCTGCAACAATGTGCAAGTGTGCAAGTTCCTGGTGGAGTCCGGTGCAGCCGTGTTCGCTATGACTTACAGCGACATGCAAACAGCAGCTGATAAATGTGAAGAGATGGAGGAGGGCTACACCCAGTGCTCTCAGTTCCTCTATG GTGTGCAAGAGAAGATGGGCATCATGAACAGGGGAGTGATCTACGGTCTGTGGGAATACAATGGTGAAAACCCTGATGAACTGGTGTTCCGCGAGGGAGACTGCATGACCATCGTCCGCAGAGAAGACGAGGATGAGATCGAATGGTGGTGGGCCCGCATGGGAGACACCGAGGGTTACATTCCCCGCAACCTCCTCGGG CTCTACCCCAGAATTAAGCCAAGACAAAGAACGCTGgcttaa
- the tp53bp2a gene encoding apoptosis-stimulating of p53 protein 2a isoform X2 → MRYEAKMMPMFLTVYLSNNDQHFTEVPVTPETLCRDVVELCKEPGEADCHLAEMWRGSERAVSDGERMLDVLQRWGQHRAEVRFFLRHNRAPSRESGGSRGSEQKRNGVKAPPDRRMENGVVTPRMDMTLSELQEMASRQQQQIDSQQQLLASKEQRLRYLKQQEQRQQQQASEQEKLQRLRENIENQETRLKKVRALKGQVEQKRLSNGKLVEEIDQMNNLFQQKQRELVMAATKVEDLSLQLELLKNGKMDNFNDNQSSVAELDRLYKELQLRNKLNQDQNSKLQQQRDGLNKRNMEVAAMDKRIIELRDRLWKKKAALQQKENLPNGYPGKERASKDTHLQVPTDGPAGQQSGPSRVAAVGPYIQSSTMPRGPVRHELLVKPAYPDGTATLPAHDPQSKAGPGLQPSKLADWGSSGPESNNNGHGSSSTLPRMTSHSNTEQDETETRRDKKVRPLSMFESTDIPATSLRKNQSSDDLVRDAKSAPKGPVKVPPPVPTKPKGPGVVPYGKPGLNTGTFPKAKPHSQQPQPPQGRSPLPSSQSQTLPLPSKQDAPPAATVRPFTPELPSSKPQTLAASSIYSMYTQQAGSAKPFHPPSGVQNALNRNQSRSNGFVSVYGKPVIPSGGLLYPENPYMDRRSPAFESEVDHNGAYNVGPSPSEVPQPETERTPRPLSPTKLLPFISNPYRNQNDGDLEALRKKLYNAPRPLKKRSSITEPEGPAGPNIQKLLYQKTTLKAMETITTPTTPTYAGEAEKAAEGSAGPHVSLGGADHQSTETPEGGQLPSHITTANVPVPGPPEHTKPPSAFQEREDIIPPPPPSHPAPRPDDGHFPPPPGSGSEDAISNLPPPPPEGFLEEFPPYPPPPYPSGAEQDSLGEDTFNMKAPEVTGQVILPPGKRTNLRKLCSERIDHSMRVKFNPLALLLDSSLEGEFDLVQRIIYEVEDPSLPNDEGITALHNAVCAGHTEIVKFLVQFGVNVNAADSDGWTPLHCAASCNNVQVCKFLVESGAAVFAMTYSDMQTAADKCEEMEEGYTQCSQFLYGVQEKMGIMNRGVIYGLWEYNGENPDELVFREGDCMTIVRREDEDEIEWWWARMGDTEGYIPRNLLGLYPRIKPRQRTLA, encoded by the exons atgtTCCTGACAGTATACCTCAGTAACAATGACCAGCATTTTACTGAGGTCCCCGTTACCCCAGAGACACTGTGCCGGGACGTGGTGGAGTTGTGCAAGGAGCCGGGGGAGGCCGACTGTCACCTCGCTGAGATGTGGCGTGGATCTG AGCGAGCTGTAAGTGACGGAGAGAGGATGCTGGATGTGCTCCAACGTTGGGGACAACACAGGGCAGAGGTGCGCTTCTTTTTGCGTCACAATCGAGCCCCTAGCAGGGAATCTG GCGGCTCAAGAGGCTCAGAGCAGAAGAGGAATGGAGTGAAGGCTCCCCCAGACAGACGCATGGAGAACGGG GTGGTGACACCGCGGATGGACATGACACTATCGGAGCTACAAGAGATGGCTTCCAGGCAGCAGCAACAAATAGACTCTCAACAACAGCTCCTTGCTTCCAAG GAGCAGCGGCTGCGCTACTTAAAGCAGCAGGAGCAgcgtcagcagcagcaggcgtcTGAGCAGGAGAAGCTGCAGCGCCTCCGAGAGAACATCGAGAACCAGGAGACTCGGCTCAAGAAGGTCCGGGCCCTCAAGGGCCAGGTGGAGCAGAAGCGCCTCAGCAATGGAAAACTGG TGGAGGAGATCGACCAGATGAACAACCTGTTTCAGCAGAAGCAGAGAGAACTAGTGATGGCTGCTACCAAGGTGGAGGATCTCAGTCTACAGCTCGAGTTGCTTAAAAATGGAAAAATGGACAATTTCAATGACAACCAGAGCTCTGTGGCTGAACTCGACCGTCTGTACAAGGAGCTACAG CTGAGGAACAAGCTGAACCAGGATCAGAACTCTAAGTTGCAGCAGCAGCGAGACGGCCTGAACAAGCGCAACATGGAGGTGGCTGCCATGGACAAACGCATCATTGAGCTGCGAGATCGGCTGTGGAAGAAGAAGGCAGCGCTGCAGCAGAAAGAGAACTTGCCT AATGGCTATCCCGGTAAAGAGAGGGCTTCAAAAGACACTCATCTTCAG GTGCCCACAGATGGCCCAGCCGGACAGCAGTCAGGTCCGTCTCGCGTGGCGGCGGTCGGCCCGTACATCCAGTCGTCCACCATGCCCCGGGGCCCAGTGAGGCACGAGCTGCTCGTAAAACCAGCCTACCCAGACGGCACGGCAACCCTCCCTGCCCACGACCCGCAGAGCAAGGCCGGCCCAG GCCTTCAGCCATCCAAGCTGGCAGACTGGGGCTCTTCAGGTCCAGAATCCAACAACAACGGTCATGGTTCATCTTCAACATTGCCCCGAATGACCTCCCACTCCAACACAGAACAAG ATGAGACTGAAACGAGGAGGGACAAGAAGGTGCGTCCACTCTCCATGTTTGAGTCAACGGACATTCCCGCCacctccctccgcaaaaaccaGAGCAGTGATGACCTGGTCAGGGACGCAAAG TCGGCCCCCAAAGGTCCAGTCAAGGTGCCTCCTCCAGTTCCCACCAAACCAAAAGGCCCTGGTGTCGTTCCCTATGGGAAACCAGGCCTCAACACAGGCACCTTCCCCAAAGCCAAGCCCCACAGCCAGCAGCCCCAGCCCCCCCAGGGCCGCAGCCCTCTCCCATCCTCACAGAGCCAGACACTCCCCCTCCCCTCCAAGCAGGACGCTCCACCTGCAGCCACCGTGCGGCCCTTCACCCCGGAGCTGCCCTCCTCCAAGCCTCAGACTTTAGCGGCCAGCTCCATTTACTCCATGTACACGCAGCAGGCCGGCTCAGCCAAGCCCTTCCACCCGCCGAGTGGAGTGCAGAACGCTCTCAACAGGAATCAGAGCCGCTCCAATGGATTTGTCAGTG TGTACGGTAAACCAGTGATCCCCAGCGGAGGCCTCCTATATCCAGAGAACCCTTACATGGACCGCCGCTCCCCTGCCTTTGAATCTGAGGTCGACCACAACGGAGCCTACAACGTGGGTCCCAGTCCATCTGAGGTCCCCCAACCCGAAACGGAGCGCACCCCCCGGCCCCTCAGCCCCACCAAGCTGCTTCCCTTCATTTCGAACCCCTACAGGAACCAGAACGATGGCGACCTGGAAGCCCTGAGGAAGAAGCTCTACAACGCCCCCAGGCCGCTGAAGAAACGCAGCTCCATCACTGAACCCGAGGGTCCTGCGGGGCCCAACATTCAGAAGCTCCTCTACCAGAAGACCACCCTGAAAGCTATGGAGACTATTACCACACCGACCACTCCCACCTACGCTGGTGAAGCAGAGAAGGCGGCGGAGGGATCTGCGGGGCCGCATGTTTCTCTAGGTGGAGCGGACCACCAATCGACAGAGACTCCGGAGGGGGGACAGCTCCCGTCTCACATCACTACAGCTAATGTCCCCGTGCCAGGACCCCCTGAGCACACCAAACCACCGTCAGCCTTCCAAGAGAGAGAGGACATtatcccccctcctcccccatcCCACCCAGCGCCCAGGCCAGATGACGGTCACTTCCCACCACCTCCAGGTTCTGGCTCCGAGGACGCAATTTCCAACCTCCCCCCTCCACCTCCAGAAGGCTTCCTGGAAGAGTTCCCCCCCTACCCCCCACCCCCATACCCCAGTGGAGCGGAGCAGGACAGCTTGGGAGAGGACACCTTCAACATGAAGGCCCCCGAGGTCACCGGCCAGGTCATTCTGCCACCG GGAAAGAGGACCAACTTGCGCAAGCTTTGCTCTGAACGCATCGATCACAGCATGAGAGTGAAGTTCAACCCTCTGGCTCTGCTGCTGGACTCTTCTCTGGAGGGAGAGTTCGACCTGGTCCAGAGGATCATCTATGAA GTGGAGGATCCCAGTCTGCCTAACGATGAAGGCATCACTGCTCTACACAATGCTGTCTGTGCTGGACATACAGAGATTGTCAAGTTTCTGGTTCAGTTTGGTGTCAATGTCAATGCTGCTGACAGTGACGGCTG GACCCCTCTTCACTGTGCTGCATCCTGCAACAATGTGCAAGTGTGCAAGTTCCTGGTGGAGTCCGGTGCAGCCGTGTTCGCTATGACTTACAGCGACATGCAAACAGCAGCTGATAAATGTGAAGAGATGGAGGAGGGCTACACCCAGTGCTCTCAGTTCCTCTATG GTGTGCAAGAGAAGATGGGCATCATGAACAGGGGAGTGATCTACGGTCTGTGGGAATACAATGGTGAAAACCCTGATGAACTGGTGTTCCGCGAGGGAGACTGCATGACCATCGTCCGCAGAGAAGACGAGGATGAGATCGAATGGTGGTGGGCCCGCATGGGAGACACCGAGGGTTACATTCCCCGCAACCTCCTCGGG CTCTACCCCAGAATTAAGCCAAGACAAAGAACGCTGgcttaa